The Oncorhynchus masou masou isolate Uvic2021 chromosome 8, UVic_Omas_1.1, whole genome shotgun sequence genome has a window encoding:
- the LOC135544185 gene encoding transgelin-3-like: MANRGPSYGLSREVQEKIDQKYILDLEARLVDWIILQVGGNIERPEPGRLNFQSWLKDGTILCRLINSLYPPGQEPIKKIPETKMVFKQMEKISQFLHAAEAYGLITGDLFQTVDLWEGKDMAAVQRTLSALGSMALTKDDGQYRGEPDWFHKKAQGNRREFSEEQLRQGRSLIGMQMGGNSGASQSGMTGYGMPRQIM, encoded by the exons ATGGCTAACAGAGGACCCAGCTACGGACTGAGTAGGGAGGTTCAGGAGAAGATAGACCAGAAGTATATTCTGGACCTGGAGGCCAGACTGGTGGACTGGATCATCTTGCAGGTTGGGGGGAACATAGAGCGACCAGAGCCTGGGAGACTGAACTTCCAGAGCTGGCTCAAAGATGGAACA ATTCTTTGTAGGCTCATTAATAGCCTATATCCCCCTGGTCAAGAGCCCATAAAGAAGATCCCAGAGACAAAAATGGTCTTCAAGCAGATGGAAAAGATCTCCCAGTTCCTGCATGCAGCTGAAGCTTATGGGCTGATCACCGGGGACCTTTTCCAGACTGTGGACCTATGGGAAG GGAAGGATATGGCTGCCGTGCAAAGGACCTTGTCAGCTCTAGGCAGTATGGCACTCACAAAGGATGATGGTCAATATCGTGGTGAACCTGATTGGTTTCATAA GAAAGCTCAGGGAAACCGGCGGGAGTTTTCTGAGGAGCAGCTGCGTCAAGGCCGTAGTCTGATTGGCATGCAGATGGGCGGCAACTCAGGGGCGTCTCAGTCTGGCATGACAGGGTACGGCATGCCACGCCAGATAATGTAA
- the zgc:152816 gene encoding matrin-3 isoform X1 has product MAGSEGQSSARKGSGDRALSAMNLYATLGLSPEDVDALAKIPENEISVETLPYLIMQLKANRAKQEEQEQPSPKRDGQEEDTDVKDRGKLDSPPAFRLRSSSHSDTDYKKVEVRPEQAEARKDSHHTRPSTEKTSDSQPSSYQLEDFQGVVPNIYPHTCSLCFCMLNSTKQWKDHLNGLRHAEGCRELLRLFPDWEKQDFQGKKIPISIPSRDANSPPRRAPRPAMPYKRQHSSDRVGGEVWSAPERHHLKPKAGTKVVVAKYPRGSVAVEDLVTLAKPFGTVVKHLVFPCKGFVELSSHKEAVNMVDHYSESKAIVKGNGLTLYLSPVVCSIYTPRSDEPPGKRPNKQVSSTVVCFSHVSPGKERESEILDLAKMFGDVRHSSFLSDQALIEMVDWKDADIMVKYYHSNPLKINGKSVKVSLSSSLKHLRESPDSTTSRRTDSSKSQSSRQKSEETSKNSNSTNKEGSSTGKQTAEKVVEQGKGQQSSSEEVKEEVKQDIKDEEIKETIEVVKNERKGEDIDLENKEPDKESVQVEDDQSLLDKFGADTNDSAPSKSASLAADSKDKGEPESTELLADNTLVDSDLKAADDPALCDADVSMEDMMEQESFHEHGDDMDDMDFPDNMDDFVTLDELDNDTGEDESMESKDSSWDGKVVHISPIRKGYRDVEVAILKLAERANVKVVNRTISFFRQEGWLELDTTDEAHKMVKFYKGKGQLLGKPVDIRMCYSQKKLESPSGRSIYICLLPRQKYSDVSLLRLAQPFGKITGYHLNWVHRKCYIQFESVEAAQKMVKKCFQRPPRFYGTLIRVSLCKKGDSLISWKPPVKYELWLASQNNRRTRDRHGDETNGQSAKSHSPVVKEKDVQRPVSDSKGVCVDLEGEETSGVEAVPEGEEEKKKQQEPLGPYQPNNPVGLDYLVPRTGFFCKLCNMFYTNEKTAKSVHCSSEAHYLSLKRKMDEDKQPLAD; this is encoded by the exons ATGGCGGGCAGTGAGGGTCAAAGTTCTGCACGCAAAGGATCTGGTGATAGAGCGTTGAGCGCTATGAATTTATATGCCACTCTGGGGCTCTCTCCAGAAGACGTGGATGCTCTGGCCAAGATTCCAGAGAACGAGATCAGTGTGGAGACACTGCCTTATTTGATAATGCAACTGAAGGCCAATCGAGCCAAGCAAGAGGAGCAGGAACAGCCCTCCCCAAAGAGAGATGGACAGGAAGAGGATACAGATGTTAAAGACCGCGGCAAACTGGACAGTCCCCCTGCATTCCGTCTCCGGTCAAGCAGCCATAGTGACACTGACTATAAGAAAGTAGAGGTGCGACCAGAGCAGGCCGAGGCAAGAAAAGATTCCCACCACACTAGGCCCTCAACGGAAAAAACATCAGACAGCCAACCTTCCTCCTATCAATTGGAAGATTTTCAAGGAGTTGTACCCAACATTTACCCACACACATGCTCGCTATGCTTCTGTATGTTGAATTCTACTAAG CAATGGAAGGATCATCTGAATGGATTACGCCATGCAGAGGGCTGTCGGGAACTCTTGCGCCT attccCAGATTGGGAAAAACAAGATTTCCAAGGGAAGAAAAT ACCAATTTCCATCCCAAGTAGAGATGCTAATTCACCGCCCAGAAGAGCGCCACGTCCTGCTATGCCTTACAAGAGACAACATAGCTCAGACCGCGTAGGAG GTGAAGTCTGGTCTGCACCAGAAAGACACCATTTGAAGCCCAAG GCTGGCACAAAGGTAGTGGTCGCTAAATATCCCCGTGGGTCTGTTGCTGTTGAAGACTTGGTGACTTTGGCTAAGCCATTCGGCACAGTTGTAAAACATCTGGTGTTCCCCTGCAAG gGCTTTGTGGAGTTGAGTTCGCACAAAGAGGCAGTCAATATGGTGGATCACTACAGTGAAAGCAAAGCTATTGTGAAGGGAAATGGTTTGACTCTGTACCTGTCACCTGTAGTGTGCAGTATTTAT ACGCCAAGGTCGGATGAACCACCAGGAAAACGCCCCAACAAACAAGTTAGCAGTACAGTAGTTTGTTTTTCCCATGTATCTCCTGGGAAAGAAAGAGAATCTGAGATTCTCGATCTTGCCAAGATGTTTGGGGATGTGCGACATTCGTCATTTTTAAGTGATCAG GCCCTGATTGAGATGGTAGATTGGAAGGATGCTGACATTATGGTGAAGTACTACCACTCCAACCCCCTCAAGATCAATGGAAAGAGTGTCAAAGTCAGCTTGTCATCGTCACTGAAGCATCTGAG AGAAAGTCCTGACTCCACCACATCCAGAAGAACAGATTCCAGTAAAAGCCAAAGCAGCAGACAGAAGAGTGAGGAGACCAGCAAGAACTCAAACTCCACAAACAAAGAGGGATCCAGTACAGGCAAACAAACTGCTGAGAAAGTGGTGGAACAAGGAAAAGGTCAACAAAGCTCCTCAGAGGAGGTTAAGGAAGAGGTAAAGCAGGACATCAAGGACGAGGAGATTAAGGAAACGATTGAGGTGGTCAAGaatgagagaaagggggaggacaTTGATTTGGAAAACAAAGAACCAGACAAAGAGAGCGTCCAGGTTGAAGATGACCAAAGCTTGTTAGATAAGTTTGGAGCTGATACTAACGACTCTGCTCCTTCCAAAAGTGCCTCTCTGGCAGCTGACTCTAAAGATAAGGGGGAACCTGAAAGCACAGAATTGTTGGCAGACAATACCTTGGTGGATTCTGACCTAAAGGCTGCCGATGATCCAGCTCTGTGTGATGCTGACGTCTCAATGGAGGACATGATGGAACAGGAGAGCTTTCATGAACATGGT GACGATATGGATGACATGGATTTCCCTGATAACATGGATGATTTTGTTACATTGGATGAACTCGACAATGATACTGGAGAGGACGAGTCAATGG AGTCAAAGGATTCTTCATGG GATGGAAAAGTTGTCCATATTAGCCCAATCAGAAAGGGCTATAGAGACGTAGAGGTGGCCATCTTGAAACTGGCAGAGCGAGCAAACGTGAAAGTTGTAAACCGTACCATATCCTTCTTCAGACAGGAG GGATGGTTAGAGCTTGATACTACCGATGAAGCGCATAAGATGGTGAAATTCTACAAAGGCAAAGGACAGTTGTTGGGGAAACCTGTCGATATTAGAATGTGCTATTCACAGAAAAAGTTGGAG AGTCCCAGTGGGAGATCCATCTACATTTGTTTGCTTCCACGGCAGAAGTACTCGGACGTCTCTCTGCTACGGCTTGCCCAACCTTTTGGGAAAATCACTGGCTATCATTTGAACTGGGTTCATAGAAAG tgttatatccaGTTTGAGAGTGTGGAAGCCGCTCAGAAAATGGTGAAGAAGTGCTTCCAACGTCCTCCCAGATTTTACGGCACCCTGATAAGGGTCAGTTTGTGCAAAAAGGGAGACTCACTGATATCCTG GAAGCCTCCAGTCAAGTATGAGCTGTGGTTGGCCAGTCAGAACAACAGAAGAACAAGAGATCGCCATGGAGATGAGACTAATGGCCAGTCAGCCAAAAGCCACTCTCCAGTGGTGAAAGAGAAG GATGTCCAGCGACCTGTGTCTGATAGTAAGGGGGTCTGTGTGGACCTTGAGGGTGAGGAGACCAGTGGTGTGGAAGCTGtcccagagggagaggaggagaagaagaagcagcaggaGCCTCTGGGTCCTTATCAACCCAACAACCCAGTTG GGTTAGACTATCTGGTGCCAAGGACCGGATTCTTCTGCAAGCTGTGCAACATGTTCTACACCAATGAGAAAACAGCCAAATCAGTCCACTGTAGCAGTGAGGCACATTACCTAAGCCTGAAG AGAAAGATGGATGAAGATAAACAGCCCTTAGCTGATTGA
- the abhd10a gene encoding abhydrolase domain containing 10, depalmitoylase a has protein sequence MAIAYILARRFSRVFQLNVQRQDIMFSGVRHKSTVHYATRPDLPKLAYRKVKGKSPGVVFLPGFASNMGGKKAEALEEFCQSLGHSYLRFDYTGCGSSEGEIVDGTVGAWKRDVLYVLDELVEGPQILVGSSMGGWLMCLAAIARPERTAAMVGISTAADHFVTVYNTLPIEVRKEIEEKGQWVVPTKHNEEGSITFTTEFLKEAEQHCVLQSPIPVTCPVRLIHGMKDQDVPWHVSMQLAERVLSNDVDVILRKHGQHRMAEKEDIKLIVYTIDDLIDKLTTLV, from the exons ATGGCGATTGCGTATATTCTAGCAAGGCGTTTCAGCAGGGTTTTCCAATTAAATGTCCAAAGACAAGATATTATGTTTTCAG GAGTGAGACACAAGTCTACAGTGCATTATGCTACACGCCCAGACTTGCCGAAACTGGCTTATAGAAAAGTGAAGGGGAAGAGCCCAGGGGTAGTGTTCTTGCCGGGGTTTGCCTCAAACATGGGTGGGAAGAAAGCAGAAGCTCTTGAGGAGTTCTGCCAGTCACTAGGCCACTCTTACCTTAG GTTTGACTATACAGGCTGTGGGTCTTCTGAAGGTGAAATAGTAGATGGCACTGTTGGCGCTTGGAAGAGGGATGTTCTATATGTATTGGACGAGCTTGTGGAGGGGCCACAA ATTCTGGTTGGCTCCAGTATGGGCGGCTGGCTGATGTGCCTGGCAGCTATAGCTCGTCCAGAAAGAACTGCGGCCATGGTTGGCATCTCTACAGCAGCTGACCACTTTGTAACTGTCTATAATACACTTCCTATTGAG GTGAGGAAGGAGATTGAAGAGAAGGGGCAGTGGGTGGTTCCTACCAAACACAATGAGGAAGGCTCCATCACGTTCACCACAGAGTTCCTGAAGGAGGCAGAGCAGCACTGCGTTCTGCAGAGCCCCATTCCAGTGACTTGCCCGGTGAGGCTCATCCATGGGATGAAGGACCAGGATGTACCTTGGCACGTCTCCATGCAGCTAGCTGAGCGTGTGCTTAGCAACGACGTTGATGTCATCTTGCGCAAGCATGGCCAGCACCGCATGGCAGAAAAGGAGGACATCAAGCTCATAGTCTACACTATCGATGACCTCATAGACAAGCTGACCACGTTGGTTTGA
- the zgc:152816 gene encoding matrin-3 isoform X2, producing MAGSEGQSSARKGSGDRALSAMNLYATLGLSPEDVDALAKIPENEISVETLPYLIMQLKANRAKQEEQEQPSPKRDGQEEDTDVKDRGKLDSPPAFRLRSSSHSDTDYKKVEVRPEQAEARKDSHHTRPSTEKTSDSQPSSYQLEDFQGVVPNIYPHTCSLCFCMLNSTKQWKDHLNGLRHAEGCRELLRLFPDWEKQDFQGKKIPISIPSRDANSPPRRAPRPAMPYKRQHSSDRVGGEVWSAPERHHLKPKAGTKVVVAKYPRGSVAVEDLVTLAKPFGTVVKHLVFPCKGFVELSSHKEAVNMVDHYSESKAIVKGNGLTLYLSPVVCSIYALIEMVDWKDADIMVKYYHSNPLKINGKSVKVSLSSSLKHLRESPDSTTSRRTDSSKSQSSRQKSEETSKNSNSTNKEGSSTGKQTAEKVVEQGKGQQSSSEEVKEEVKQDIKDEEIKETIEVVKNERKGEDIDLENKEPDKESVQVEDDQSLLDKFGADTNDSAPSKSASLAADSKDKGEPESTELLADNTLVDSDLKAADDPALCDADVSMEDMMEQESFHEHGDDMDDMDFPDNMDDFVTLDELDNDTGEDESMESKDSSWDGKVVHISPIRKGYRDVEVAILKLAERANVKVVNRTISFFRQEGWLELDTTDEAHKMVKFYKGKGQLLGKPVDIRMCYSQKKLESPSGRSIYICLLPRQKYSDVSLLRLAQPFGKITGYHLNWVHRKCYIQFESVEAAQKMVKKCFQRPPRFYGTLIRVSLCKKGDSLISWKPPVKYELWLASQNNRRTRDRHGDETNGQSAKSHSPVVKEKDVQRPVSDSKGVCVDLEGEETSGVEAVPEGEEEKKKQQEPLGPYQPNNPVGLDYLVPRTGFFCKLCNMFYTNEKTAKSVHCSSEAHYLSLKRKMDEDKQPLAD from the exons ATGGCGGGCAGTGAGGGTCAAAGTTCTGCACGCAAAGGATCTGGTGATAGAGCGTTGAGCGCTATGAATTTATATGCCACTCTGGGGCTCTCTCCAGAAGACGTGGATGCTCTGGCCAAGATTCCAGAGAACGAGATCAGTGTGGAGACACTGCCTTATTTGATAATGCAACTGAAGGCCAATCGAGCCAAGCAAGAGGAGCAGGAACAGCCCTCCCCAAAGAGAGATGGACAGGAAGAGGATACAGATGTTAAAGACCGCGGCAAACTGGACAGTCCCCCTGCATTCCGTCTCCGGTCAAGCAGCCATAGTGACACTGACTATAAGAAAGTAGAGGTGCGACCAGAGCAGGCCGAGGCAAGAAAAGATTCCCACCACACTAGGCCCTCAACGGAAAAAACATCAGACAGCCAACCTTCCTCCTATCAATTGGAAGATTTTCAAGGAGTTGTACCCAACATTTACCCACACACATGCTCGCTATGCTTCTGTATGTTGAATTCTACTAAG CAATGGAAGGATCATCTGAATGGATTACGCCATGCAGAGGGCTGTCGGGAACTCTTGCGCCT attccCAGATTGGGAAAAACAAGATTTCCAAGGGAAGAAAAT ACCAATTTCCATCCCAAGTAGAGATGCTAATTCACCGCCCAGAAGAGCGCCACGTCCTGCTATGCCTTACAAGAGACAACATAGCTCAGACCGCGTAGGAG GTGAAGTCTGGTCTGCACCAGAAAGACACCATTTGAAGCCCAAG GCTGGCACAAAGGTAGTGGTCGCTAAATATCCCCGTGGGTCTGTTGCTGTTGAAGACTTGGTGACTTTGGCTAAGCCATTCGGCACAGTTGTAAAACATCTGGTGTTCCCCTGCAAG gGCTTTGTGGAGTTGAGTTCGCACAAAGAGGCAGTCAATATGGTGGATCACTACAGTGAAAGCAAAGCTATTGTGAAGGGAAATGGTTTGACTCTGTACCTGTCACCTGTAGTGTGCAGTATTTAT GCCCTGATTGAGATGGTAGATTGGAAGGATGCTGACATTATGGTGAAGTACTACCACTCCAACCCCCTCAAGATCAATGGAAAGAGTGTCAAAGTCAGCTTGTCATCGTCACTGAAGCATCTGAG AGAAAGTCCTGACTCCACCACATCCAGAAGAACAGATTCCAGTAAAAGCCAAAGCAGCAGACAGAAGAGTGAGGAGACCAGCAAGAACTCAAACTCCACAAACAAAGAGGGATCCAGTACAGGCAAACAAACTGCTGAGAAAGTGGTGGAACAAGGAAAAGGTCAACAAAGCTCCTCAGAGGAGGTTAAGGAAGAGGTAAAGCAGGACATCAAGGACGAGGAGATTAAGGAAACGATTGAGGTGGTCAAGaatgagagaaagggggaggacaTTGATTTGGAAAACAAAGAACCAGACAAAGAGAGCGTCCAGGTTGAAGATGACCAAAGCTTGTTAGATAAGTTTGGAGCTGATACTAACGACTCTGCTCCTTCCAAAAGTGCCTCTCTGGCAGCTGACTCTAAAGATAAGGGGGAACCTGAAAGCACAGAATTGTTGGCAGACAATACCTTGGTGGATTCTGACCTAAAGGCTGCCGATGATCCAGCTCTGTGTGATGCTGACGTCTCAATGGAGGACATGATGGAACAGGAGAGCTTTCATGAACATGGT GACGATATGGATGACATGGATTTCCCTGATAACATGGATGATTTTGTTACATTGGATGAACTCGACAATGATACTGGAGAGGACGAGTCAATGG AGTCAAAGGATTCTTCATGG GATGGAAAAGTTGTCCATATTAGCCCAATCAGAAAGGGCTATAGAGACGTAGAGGTGGCCATCTTGAAACTGGCAGAGCGAGCAAACGTGAAAGTTGTAAACCGTACCATATCCTTCTTCAGACAGGAG GGATGGTTAGAGCTTGATACTACCGATGAAGCGCATAAGATGGTGAAATTCTACAAAGGCAAAGGACAGTTGTTGGGGAAACCTGTCGATATTAGAATGTGCTATTCACAGAAAAAGTTGGAG AGTCCCAGTGGGAGATCCATCTACATTTGTTTGCTTCCACGGCAGAAGTACTCGGACGTCTCTCTGCTACGGCTTGCCCAACCTTTTGGGAAAATCACTGGCTATCATTTGAACTGGGTTCATAGAAAG tgttatatccaGTTTGAGAGTGTGGAAGCCGCTCAGAAAATGGTGAAGAAGTGCTTCCAACGTCCTCCCAGATTTTACGGCACCCTGATAAGGGTCAGTTTGTGCAAAAAGGGAGACTCACTGATATCCTG GAAGCCTCCAGTCAAGTATGAGCTGTGGTTGGCCAGTCAGAACAACAGAAGAACAAGAGATCGCCATGGAGATGAGACTAATGGCCAGTCAGCCAAAAGCCACTCTCCAGTGGTGAAAGAGAAG GATGTCCAGCGACCTGTGTCTGATAGTAAGGGGGTCTGTGTGGACCTTGAGGGTGAGGAGACCAGTGGTGTGGAAGCTGtcccagagggagaggaggagaagaagaagcagcaggaGCCTCTGGGTCCTTATCAACCCAACAACCCAGTTG GGTTAGACTATCTGGTGCCAAGGACCGGATTCTTCTGCAAGCTGTGCAACATGTTCTACACCAATGAGAAAACAGCCAAATCAGTCCACTGTAGCAGTGAGGCACATTACCTAAGCCTGAAG AGAAAGATGGATGAAGATAAACAGCCCTTAGCTGATTGA